One part of the Microvirga sp. TS319 genome encodes these proteins:
- a CDS encoding cytochrome c oxidase assembly protein — protein MWKLRYSALVLWTLAAVNSAAAHVGEGGELHWNVEAWVIVSLTAAMMLYGFGLRSMRIRRGGRSIVGRVEIATFVGGIASLVVALLSPLDALGAELFSGHMVQHLVLMLVAAPLFVRARPLIVFLWALPRGTRKALGRLWSGGGLGGFFKILTAPLSVWLAFCGLFAFWHLPRPYSWALAHEPVHVVEHLCFFVSAFAFWSVVIEPSGRRRLDYGATLLFVATAAILSALPGALMVLTSRAFYPAHAEGATRWGLTLLEDQHLAGLIMWIPAGFVYMAAIGILFVLWLRASEKRAAASLQKYAAMSSTVVLLLVVAGCEEVTGVQSPSNVTPVPASFDGDPGRGAVVIAQTGCGSCHTIPGITGANGLVGPPLTQMGRRIYVAGLLRNTPDNMVTWLRDPQVVVPGNAMPNMGLQDQQARDIAAYLYTLQ, from the coding sequence ATGTGGAAGCTGAGGTATTCGGCTCTCGTTCTATGGACTCTCGCGGCCGTGAACTCCGCTGCGGCGCACGTGGGCGAAGGGGGCGAGCTTCATTGGAATGTCGAGGCCTGGGTGATCGTTTCGCTCACTGCTGCAATGATGCTCTATGGCTTTGGGCTGCGGAGTATGCGGATACGCAGGGGCGGACGGAGCATCGTCGGGCGCGTTGAAATCGCCACCTTCGTGGGTGGAATTGCCTCGCTCGTCGTCGCGCTTCTTTCGCCGCTCGATGCATTGGGAGCCGAGCTTTTCTCCGGCCACATGGTGCAGCATCTCGTGCTGATGTTGGTGGCCGCGCCGCTCTTCGTTCGGGCGCGGCCGCTGATCGTCTTCCTCTGGGCCCTTCCGCGTGGCACGCGCAAGGCGCTCGGGCGGCTCTGGTCGGGGGGTGGATTGGGGGGATTCTTCAAAATTCTGACCGCCCCATTATCGGTTTGGCTGGCCTTCTGCGGTTTGTTCGCCTTCTGGCATCTGCCGCGGCCCTATTCCTGGGCCCTGGCGCACGAGCCCGTCCATGTTGTGGAACATCTTTGCTTCTTTGTCAGCGCATTCGCATTCTGGTCGGTGGTGATCGAACCCTCCGGGCGCCGACGACTCGATTACGGCGCGACGCTGCTCTTCGTGGCGACGGCGGCGATCCTGAGCGCCCTGCCCGGCGCCCTGATGGTGCTGACCTCGCGTGCCTTCTATCCGGCCCATGCGGAAGGTGCGACACGCTGGGGATTGACGCTCCTGGAGGATCAGCATCTTGCCGGACTGATCATGTGGATTCCGGCCGGCTTCGTCTACATGGCGGCCATCGGGATCCTGTTCGTGCTGTGGCTACGCGCCTCCGAAAAGCGCGCCGCAGCGAGTTTACAGAAATACGCCGCCATGAGCTCGACCGTGGTTCTGCTCCTCGTCGTAGCTGGCTGCGAGGAGGTGACGGGCGTGCAATCGCCAAGCAATGTCACGCCGGTACCGGCGAGCTTCGACGGTGATCCTGGCCGCGGTGCCGTCGTCATCGCTCAGACCGGCTGCGGCTCCTGCCATACCATTCCGGGCATCACCGGCGCAAATGGACTCGTCGGCCCGCCACTCACCCAGATGGGGCGGCGTATCTATGTCGCGGGCCTGTTGCGTAACACGCCGGACAATATGGTGACGTGGCTGCGCGATCCGCAGGTCGTCGTGCCGGGCAATGCCATGCCGAACATGGGATTGCAGGATCAGCAGGCCCGGGATATCGCCGCCTATCTCTATACGCTTCAATAG